The proteins below are encoded in one region of Aequorivita iocasae:
- a CDS encoding RagB/SusD family nutrient uptake outer membrane protein — protein MKSFFKSYHYPIFPIVISFVLLVFTGCEDYLEAEDPVGQLNTTTVFNDENTATAAVTSLYGLLRDQVLLTGNSNGLGPLMGLYADKMDYYGTPGESTEHFYTHQITPANLMVKELWDNSYHLIYMCNAAIEGLENSENLTEETKAQLGGEALVVRAMVHFYLLNLFGDIPYIQTTDYETNTKVKRMPEAAVYDALVTDLINAKNLLGPDYPSGERIRANKWVASALLARIYLYMGQWQLAEEESSLLVNQQSVFILEPNPENVFLKDSSGAILQLKPINEGDNTLEGATYIFTAPPPPFAALNNSLVENMDPMDLRKQYWIGEVSDGSNTWYFPYKYKQNLNTGTTMEYSIVLRIAEQFLIRAEARLMQGDLSGANDDLNRIRSRAGLDSITFSTSEAIFEALIKERNFELFSEFGHRWFDLKRWGLANSILAPIKPGWKASNILLPLPESELLLNPNLKPQNPGY, from the coding sequence ATGAAATCATTCTTTAAATCATATCACTACCCTATTTTCCCGATAGTTATATCCTTCGTCCTTTTAGTATTCACGGGCTGTGAGGACTATTTGGAAGCTGAGGACCCCGTGGGCCAACTCAATACAACTACCGTATTTAATGATGAGAATACTGCCACGGCAGCTGTTACATCGCTGTATGGTCTGCTTAGGGACCAAGTTCTGCTCACTGGAAATTCCAATGGCCTTGGCCCCTTGATGGGCCTGTATGCCGATAAAATGGATTACTACGGTACTCCGGGGGAAAGCACAGAACATTTTTATACCCACCAAATAACCCCCGCCAACTTAATGGTCAAGGAGCTTTGGGATAATTCGTATCACCTAATTTACATGTGCAATGCAGCTATTGAAGGCCTAGAAAACTCCGAAAACCTTACAGAGGAAACTAAGGCACAGTTAGGTGGAGAGGCATTGGTGGTTAGGGCCATGGTCCATTTTTACCTTCTGAATCTTTTTGGTGATATTCCCTATATTCAAACAACTGATTACGAAACAAACACAAAGGTAAAACGTATGCCGGAGGCAGCTGTATACGATGCCCTAGTGACCGACCTAATAAACGCAAAGAATCTGTTAGGACCCGATTATCCTTCAGGAGAAAGAATAAGGGCAAATAAATGGGTGGCCTCGGCTCTACTGGCACGCATCTATCTCTATATGGGGCAATGGCAATTGGCGGAGGAGGAAAGTTCCCTATTGGTAAACCAGCAGTCAGTGTTTATTCTTGAACCCAATCCTGAAAACGTATTCCTTAAGGATAGTAGCGGTGCTATTCTGCAACTGAAACCAATAAATGAAGGCGACAATACCTTGGAAGGTGCCACCTATATATTTACTGCGCCACCCCCTCCTTTCGCTGCCCTAAACAATTCCCTTGTGGAGAATATGGATCCTATGGACCTAAGAAAACAGTATTGGATAGGGGAAGTTAGTGATGGCTCCAATACCTGGTACTTTCCTTATAAGTACAAGCAGAACCTCAACACGGGGACAACTATGGAATACTCGATTGTTCTGCGTATTGCCGAACAATTCCTCATTAGGGCCGAAGCGCGATTGATGCAAGGAGACCTATCGGGAGCTAATGATGATCTGAACAGAATCCGTTCGCGGGCAGGACTCGACAGTATTACCTTTTCAACATCCGAAGCAATTTTTGAAGCACTTATTAAAGAGCGGAATTTTGAGCTGTTTAGTGAATTTGGCCATCGCTGGTTCGATTTAAAGCGGTGGGGTCTAGCCAATAGCATTCTCGCTCCAATAAAACCCGGCTGGAAGGCTAGCAATATCCTGTTGCCTCTTCCAGAATCGGAACTTCTCCTGAATCCAAATCTCAAACCCCAAAATCCCGGCTACTAA
- a CDS encoding S9 family peptidase, translated as MFNTLKHNIIHNILSKIGIGDTAYRPSMIVFMLILILCSRQPSDAQNVLQVVEEGKEKHQKPYPYGLDKVWSNNVSVNAMSPNGNWIVFTESFSIGENIMYLRQIDKDTNIRLQESFKNRFSENNQWFGSLSQANNLVLINLENGQSKKFGSVQEFEFSFDGRFLGLLQKDTDDTSLLKIIDLKNNRDRLVQKINKFVWNPTDNSLLAVKTANENAIFIYNAANGIEVQIEKVPFGNVEFLKWNETGSAAIVMGFTKKRQRMGVYYPKTGFVSFKDDLMERYLPDFELANKEPFLSKDGTTVLFFRKQKGQKLGTEDKVEIWKTSDPLLYPSLKLRKNFIYPFLLTAWFPQGEMLKEIASPQFPTAEMDIEHGFALVYNELQYGDQNTEFLKVDIYCKDIQTGEMHLIVAEQSLNDLVSISPSGKYVAYFKNGDWWIYDVRKNQAKCLTQGLATNFQDRDDDFPKNRIEVYGRPAWLKDDSKIIVFNKYDLWAVNTDGNEAKRITNGKEKECRYILRSKNNIEDYYRLTVGTFGGRIVDLEGDTLLLKINYELQAMGISLLGQDFSTTNLIFGDKSIFQAYQSSDGKKVIYSTESTIQPKALHYYNLKTGIGGLIYQSNAELLEYDLGQKNFIEYTIRDKKLRGILMYPTNFDPSKKYPLIVNIYEKTSRNAMEFYPPTGYNFQGFSLLDYTSSGYFVLLPDISYEIGKPGLSALECVNVATDTALKNKSIDAERIGLIGHSFGGYETAFIATQTDRFATYVAGAAATDLTSHYHGVNWNNSATDLWRYEDQQWRMGFSYYENKQAYLRNSPLEYVTDVKRPILLWTGDKDYQVAWIQSLEMYIALRRLKKEASLILVKDEGHSPWDTEKQLLLSTEIKKWFERHLKKENGAS; from the coding sequence ATGTTTAATACATTAAAACATAACATCATACACAATATTCTATCAAAGATTGGCATAGGAGATACTGCCTATCGACCTTCTATGATAGTGTTTATGCTCATCCTGATATTATGCAGCCGCCAACCTTCAGATGCACAAAACGTTTTGCAGGTAGTGGAGGAGGGAAAAGAAAAACACCAAAAACCCTACCCCTATGGACTCGATAAGGTATGGAGCAATAATGTGTCAGTAAACGCAATGTCACCCAATGGCAATTGGATTGTGTTTACGGAAAGTTTTTCCATTGGAGAAAATATCATGTACTTAAGACAAATAGATAAGGACACAAACATACGTTTGCAGGAGAGCTTTAAAAACAGGTTTTCGGAAAACAACCAATGGTTCGGGAGTTTATCTCAGGCGAATAACCTTGTTTTAATAAATCTCGAAAATGGGCAAAGCAAAAAGTTTGGTTCGGTCCAGGAATTTGAATTTTCATTTGACGGAAGATTTCTGGGTCTTCTTCAAAAAGATACGGACGATACATCTTTGCTGAAAATAATTGACCTAAAAAACAATAGGGACCGATTGGTTCAAAAAATAAATAAGTTCGTGTGGAATCCAACGGATAACAGCTTGTTAGCGGTTAAGACCGCGAATGAAAATGCCATTTTTATATATAATGCCGCCAATGGCATTGAAGTACAAATTGAAAAGGTACCGTTTGGGAATGTTGAATTTTTAAAATGGAACGAAACCGGATCTGCCGCAATTGTTATGGGATTTACCAAAAAAAGGCAGCGTATGGGCGTATATTACCCCAAAACAGGATTTGTCTCCTTCAAGGATGACCTTATGGAGCGGTATCTTCCCGATTTTGAACTTGCCAATAAGGAACCGTTTCTTTCCAAGGACGGAACCACTGTATTGTTTTTTAGAAAACAAAAGGGCCAGAAATTAGGGACGGAAGATAAAGTGGAGATATGGAAAACCAGTGATCCCTTACTATATCCCAGCTTAAAATTGCGAAAAAATTTTATTTATCCATTTCTTCTTACTGCTTGGTTTCCCCAAGGGGAAATGCTAAAAGAAATTGCGAGCCCGCAATTTCCAACTGCCGAAATGGATATAGAACACGGATTTGCTCTTGTATACAATGAGTTGCAGTATGGGGACCAGAATACGGAATTCCTAAAGGTGGATATTTATTGCAAGGATATTCAGACAGGAGAAATGCATCTTATTGTTGCAGAACAATCTTTAAACGATTTGGTATCCATCTCCCCTTCAGGAAAGTATGTTGCCTATTTCAAAAATGGGGACTGGTGGATATACGATGTCAGGAAAAACCAAGCTAAATGTTTAACACAGGGACTTGCTACAAACTTTCAAGATAGGGATGATGATTTTCCCAAAAACAGAATTGAAGTGTATGGTAGGCCTGCTTGGCTTAAGGACGACAGCAAAATAATAGTGTTCAATAAGTATGATCTGTGGGCGGTAAACACCGACGGTAACGAAGCAAAGAGGATTACAAATGGTAAGGAAAAGGAATGCCGTTACATTTTGAGAAGTAAAAATAATATAGAAGATTACTATAGATTAACGGTAGGGACCTTCGGGGGCAGAATAGTCGATTTGGAAGGTGACACACTTTTACTGAAAATTAACTATGAGCTTCAGGCCATGGGTATTTCATTACTCGGGCAGGATTTCTCAACCACAAATTTAATTTTTGGAGATAAAAGCATCTTTCAGGCCTATCAATCAAGCGACGGCAAGAAAGTGATATATAGTACGGAATCCACAATTCAGCCAAAGGCATTGCACTACTATAATTTGAAGACTGGAATAGGAGGTTTAATATACCAGTCGAATGCAGAACTATTGGAATATGACCTTGGGCAAAAGAACTTTATAGAATATACCATAAGAGACAAAAAATTGAGAGGAATCTTGATGTATCCCACGAACTTTGACCCCTCCAAAAAATACCCCTTAATAGTAAATATCTATGAAAAAACATCTCGAAACGCAATGGAATTTTATCCTCCTACAGGGTATAATTTTCAGGGTTTTAGCCTCTTGGATTATACTAGTTCAGGTTATTTTGTTTTATTGCCGGATATTAGTTATGAAATAGGAAAACCTGGTCTCTCTGCACTTGAATGTGTAAATGTTGCTACGGATACCGCTCTTAAAAATAAAAGTATAGATGCAGAAAGGATAGGGCTTATAGGGCATTCGTTTGGAGGCTACGAAACAGCATTTATCGCTACTCAAACCGATCGGTTTGCTACCTACGTTGCTGGTGCGGCCGCAACCGATTTGACCAGTCACTATCACGGAGTAAATTGGAATAATTCAGCTACTGATTTATGGCGTTATGAGGATCAGCAATGGAGGATGGGATTCAGCTATTATGAAAACAAACAAGCCTATTTACGGAATTCACCATTGGAATATGTAACCGATGTAAAAAGGCCCATTCTATTATGGACGGGTGATAAGGATTATCAGGTAGCCTGGATCCAAAGCCTTGAAATGTACATTGCCCTTAGAAGATTAAAAAAAGAAGCATCATTGATACTGGTAAAGGATGAAGGACATTCCCCTTGGGATACTGAAAAACAGTTGCTACTATCAACTGAGATTAAAAAGTGGTTTGAGCGCCATTTAAAAAAAGAAAATGGGGCATCATAA
- a CDS encoding DUF6520 family protein: MRTKILKFGMPLMAFLLGIVFAFATENNLPKDDALVQGYIFWNNDCITTTKVCNNQGAIPCQVGGNQVYSLDLGKSCANAMTHRPL; the protein is encoded by the coding sequence ATGAGAACAAAAATTTTAAAGTTCGGAATGCCCCTGATGGCATTTTTACTGGGAATCGTTTTTGCTTTTGCCACAGAGAATAACCTTCCAAAGGATGATGCCCTAGTTCAGGGATACATTTTTTGGAATAATGACTGTATTACTACCACAAAGGTTTGTAACAATCAGGGTGCTATCCCCTGTCAAGTGGGAGGAAACCAAGTGTACAGCTTGGATTTGGGAAAATCGTGTGCTAATGCCATGACTCATAGACCTCTTTAA
- a CDS encoding MauE/DoxX family redox-associated membrane protein, translated as MIFNKKHWELTINVISLLFIVLFVYAAISKLLDFETFTVQLAQSPVLSAYAGIIAWMVPSMEICISVLLISERTRTLALYAAFFLMIMFTAYIFIILNYSDFIPCSCGGVLENLSWTQHLIFNVVFIAMAAVAIFLCSPDPKKNKVLLLAVLAIIGIGTVTLLFVFSEKKIHRNNAFQRRYLPHPIEKIGEFSLDYDTFYLAGYADSIAYLGNFGAPLYLTTNNIITKEQKVLPLELNDESLPYKKIKIRVKPPIITLADGTVPVVLQGDMDDLTLSKTPFHSIYFTQFVTIDSIRQGIVTVDAKSANKLVGLTSKINGTDTFFKPTKLRTALSEPFADDGLLTWNEDLNYFLYTYYYKNKYEVFDQDLNFIRTGSTIDTVNKPLLHVTYSKKEDMYTLGGKSITINRLSTSANNYLFINSDRLGRFEDEGPLKSASIIDVYNIIENSYNFSFYLYHQPGTKLYDFQVYNNVLIALAKNKLFIYRLKPEYFDSSSNPTHTGQYQD; from the coding sequence ATGATATTCAATAAAAAACATTGGGAATTAACAATAAATGTAATTAGTCTTCTATTTATTGTTCTGTTTGTGTATGCTGCCATAAGTAAGCTTCTCGATTTTGAAACCTTCACCGTCCAACTGGCACAATCCCCAGTACTTAGTGCCTATGCTGGAATTATTGCTTGGATGGTGCCTAGCATGGAAATATGCATTTCCGTTTTACTAATTTCCGAGAGGACGAGAACTCTGGCTTTATACGCCGCTTTTTTCTTGATGATAATGTTTACGGCCTATATATTTATCATCCTTAATTATTCAGATTTTATTCCCTGCTCCTGCGGTGGGGTTCTCGAAAACCTTAGCTGGACACAACATCTTATTTTTAATGTGGTTTTTATTGCTATGGCCGCTGTCGCCATTTTTCTTTGTTCTCCTGATCCGAAAAAAAATAAAGTGCTGCTACTTGCCGTACTAGCAATTATTGGAATAGGTACGGTGACTTTACTTTTTGTATTTTCTGAGAAAAAGATCCATCGAAACAATGCGTTTCAAAGGCGTTATTTGCCCCATCCGATAGAGAAAATCGGAGAGTTTTCCTTGGATTATGATACTTTTTATTTAGCGGGTTATGCGGATTCAATAGCTTATTTGGGAAATTTCGGCGCCCCGCTTTATTTAACCACCAATAATATTATAACTAAAGAACAGAAAGTTCTTCCTTTGGAACTAAACGATGAAAGCCTGCCATATAAAAAAATAAAAATAAGAGTAAAGCCGCCTATTATTACACTGGCAGATGGAACTGTTCCTGTAGTGCTACAGGGGGATATGGATGATTTAACCTTGAGTAAAACACCTTTTCATTCAATTTATTTCACCCAATTTGTTACAATAGATTCCATAAGGCAAGGTATAGTCACAGTAGATGCTAAATCGGCTAATAAATTAGTGGGTTTAACTAGTAAAATAAACGGCACGGATACTTTTTTTAAACCTACTAAACTAAGGACGGCCTTGTCCGAACCGTTTGCCGACGACGGCCTTTTAACCTGGAATGAAGATTTGAACTATTTTCTCTATACATATTATTACAAAAATAAATATGAAGTATTTGACCAAGACCTGAACTTTATACGTACCGGTTCAACTATCGATACTGTTAATAAACCCCTCCTCCATGTAACTTATTCAAAAAAAGAAGATATGTATACACTTGGTGGTAAATCTATAACAATTAACAGACTGAGCACATCAGCAAACAATTACTTGTTTATAAACAGCGACAGACTCGGACGTTTTGAGGATGAAGGTCCCTTAAAGTCTGCTTCCATAATAGATGTGTATAATATTATTGAGAACAGCTATAACTTCAGCTTTTACCTATACCATCAACCTGGGACTAAATTATATGACTTTCAAGTTTATAATAATGTGCTTATAGCCCTTGCCAAGAACAAACTATTTATATATAGGTTAAAGCCAGAGTATTTTGACTCCAGCTCTAACCCAACACATACTGGCCAGTATCAGGATTAA
- a CDS encoding helix-turn-helix domain-containing protein, translated as MSKEKRLKKIAEALAEMAAGRFYYHIEKSSKKDNIDALISGINMMAEEISEALLHEGYVNSNETIRHIVLMIFEIDLNGKVKAINQQACDILSYTCEEIVGESFECFLNEKSVPKWKRHWNKLKDKKMKDTSLDLTFRNKHGLLVPSACYINRLGGEAGGMESLIVTVVKHSKKQVELEEYLMEKEKNGRENSKREKPVLSSMVNKHKVILTSSDIAKIRQVRNYFIENLERDFPPIEKLAREFGTNTFKIKYGFKELYGVSVFHFIRNERLRKAKMLVEGSNITFKRITQLCGFKSVPSFSTTFKNEFGYTPKQLRRKFTSENS; from the coding sequence ATGTCGAAAGAGAAACGACTCAAAAAAATTGCAGAAGCATTAGCGGAAATGGCAGCGGGAAGGTTCTATTACCATATTGAAAAATCCAGCAAGAAAGATAATATTGACGCGCTTATATCTGGAATTAATATGATGGCTGAAGAAATTAGTGAAGCTTTATTACACGAGGGATATGTCAATTCAAACGAGACAATCAGACATATAGTCTTGATGATTTTTGAAATCGATTTGAACGGTAAAGTTAAGGCCATTAATCAACAAGCGTGTGATATCTTATCCTATACCTGCGAGGAAATCGTTGGAGAGTCCTTTGAATGTTTTTTAAATGAAAAGTCTGTTCCCAAATGGAAACGGCATTGGAATAAACTTAAGGACAAAAAAATGAAGGATACGTCACTTGATCTAACCTTTAGAAACAAACATGGCTTATTGGTTCCCAGTGCGTGCTATATTAATAGACTAGGGGGGGAAGCGGGTGGTATGGAAAGTTTAATTGTAACGGTTGTGAAACATTCCAAAAAGCAGGTGGAATTGGAGGAATACCTTATGGAGAAAGAGAAAAATGGTAGGGAAAATTCTAAAAGGGAAAAACCAGTTCTTTCTTCAATGGTCAACAAACACAAGGTGATTCTAACATCTTCAGATATAGCAAAAATAAGACAGGTGCGAAACTACTTCATAGAAAATCTCGAAAGGGACTTTCCGCCAATCGAAAAGCTCGCACGTGAATTTGGTACCAATACCTTCAAGATTAAATATGGTTTTAAGGAACTGTATGGAGTTAGCGTTTTTCATTTTATTCGGAACGAACGATTGCGAAAAGCCAAAATGTTGGTGGAGGGTAGTAATATTACCTTCAAAAGAATTACCCAGCTATGCGGTTTTAAAAGTGTTCCATCCTTTTCGACCACTTTTAAGAATGAATTTGGCTATACACCCAAACAGCTTCGAAGGAAATTTACATCAGAAAATTCTTGA
- a CDS encoding DUF7793 family protein, with translation MNSIENNYALYTLDGGILYIRYHADIVIKYEGAVKIVADRLRFQQGICYPALCDITGVEEVDKPARDYLASEGSILLKAVAFIVGNPMSNIISYFYLKTTKPSIPTKAFQNVEEAKLFLEKYI, from the coding sequence ATGAATTCTATTGAGAATAATTATGCTTTGTACACCCTTGACGGAGGTATTTTATACATTCGGTATCACGCAGATATTGTAATCAAGTATGAAGGCGCCGTTAAAATTGTGGCAGATCGCCTACGGTTCCAGCAAGGAATCTGTTACCCAGCCCTGTGCGATATAACAGGAGTCGAAGAAGTTGACAAACCTGCTAGGGACTACTTGGCAAGCGAGGGCTCCATTCTTCTTAAGGCGGTAGCTTTTATTGTGGGAAACCCCATGTCCAATATAATCTCCTATTTCTACCTTAAGACTACTAAACCCTCCATCCCAACAAAAGCTTTTCAGAATGTGGAAGAAGCGAAATTATTTTTGGAGAAATATATTTAA
- a CDS encoding aminotransferase class I/II-fold pyridoxal phosphate-dependent enzyme has product MAKIKHNNFLDTVNEVFTDAKQEGVLHLYAEGDSFTGRTIEVRNRSLFHFGTTGYLGLEQDKRLKEAAVDAIRKYGTQFPLSKSYISNPLYRKLEEKVGEMYGHPIIITKNSTLGHIGVIPSAVKDQDAIILDHQVHWSVQSAAKILKNRSVPIDMIRHNDLNMLEDKIKRYSDQRKKIWYMADGIYSMYGDFAPISDLMSLSQKYPQLNFYFDDVHGMSWIGKNGTGYVLSELGELSENVLLFGTLSKTFGASGAVLVCSNKKMYGEIKTFGGPLTFSAQLEPASIAAATASAEIHLSPEIYVLQQELRERVSYFNELLQPTDLPMIDENISPVFYIGTGMPKTGYNFVNRLMQEGFYVNLGIFPAVPVKNTGVRITISRHNQKEEIKGLVEAMEYHFPKALEDTHTHSERVFQAFKLEPKQEKTFLKPKMTADLKVQLEDSIVKIDKQLWDSLLGKYGVFDWDGLKFLEESFRGNSQMEHNWEFRYLIIYDQEQKPILATFMTVGLWKDDILAAVGASQIEEERRNDPYYLTSKVLSLGSLFTEGHHLYVNNEHPQKKEALNVLIGTLEKLEHTLGAKMIVLRDFNDDKDLHAYFQGQGFIRVQMPDSCAIELNKEENLETYISRLSSRNRKHLRKEILRIENLLDIQIVQDANLVQLEQIAELYSNVHQNNLGLNTFSFPTKLFANMWVHPNWEFITISPKDEPEKMIGVMLCYKNIHKTYIPAFVGMDYKYLQQFHIYRQLLFQTIKRAIELNYNHIALGLTAGFEKRKLGATVYSTYAYIQTADNYTLELMGILESS; this is encoded by the coding sequence ATGGCAAAAATAAAACACAACAATTTTTTGGATACTGTAAATGAAGTATTTACAGATGCAAAACAGGAAGGCGTACTCCATCTGTACGCTGAAGGAGATTCTTTTACGGGACGTACGATAGAAGTGAGAAACAGAAGCCTTTTTCATTTTGGTACTACAGGCTATTTAGGTCTGGAACAGGATAAACGGTTGAAGGAAGCGGCCGTTGATGCAATACGAAAATACGGCACCCAATTTCCTTTGTCGAAGTCGTATATCTCCAATCCGCTTTATAGGAAATTGGAAGAAAAGGTAGGGGAAATGTACGGCCATCCGATTATCATTACCAAAAACAGCACCCTTGGCCATATAGGGGTAATCCCCAGTGCCGTGAAGGATCAGGATGCCATTATTTTGGACCATCAAGTACATTGGAGCGTGCAAAGTGCTGCGAAAATATTAAAGAATAGAAGTGTACCTATTGATATGATACGGCACAATGACCTGAACATGCTTGAGGACAAGATCAAGCGATATTCAGACCAGAGAAAGAAAATTTGGTATATGGCCGATGGCATCTATTCCATGTATGGCGACTTCGCTCCTATCTCCGATCTGATGAGCCTAAGCCAAAAGTATCCACAGCTCAATTTCTACTTTGATGATGTGCACGGCATGAGCTGGATAGGGAAAAACGGAACTGGATATGTACTGAGCGAACTCGGGGAATTATCGGAAAATGTACTGCTCTTTGGCACCCTAAGCAAGACCTTTGGAGCCAGCGGGGCGGTTTTGGTCTGTTCCAATAAAAAAATGTACGGTGAGATAAAAACCTTTGGTGGGCCTTTGACTTTCTCAGCACAACTGGAGCCGGCATCCATTGCGGCAGCGACTGCATCGGCCGAAATACATCTTTCCCCGGAAATTTATGTTCTGCAACAAGAACTTCGGGAACGGGTTTCATATTTCAATGAGCTGCTACAGCCGACAGATTTACCGATGATTGACGAGAATATTTCACCTGTGTTCTATATAGGCACCGGCATGCCAAAGACCGGGTACAATTTTGTAAACCGCTTGATGCAGGAAGGATTTTATGTAAACCTTGGCATCTTCCCTGCCGTTCCCGTCAAGAATACCGGTGTACGCATTACCATTTCAAGGCACAACCAAAAAGAGGAAATCAAAGGACTTGTTGAAGCGATGGAATACCATTTTCCAAAGGCACTGGAAGATACCCATACCCATAGTGAGCGGGTTTTCCAAGCATTTAAATTGGAGCCAAAACAAGAAAAGACTTTTTTAAAACCAAAAATGACTGCGGATTTAAAAGTACAATTAGAAGACTCAATTGTAAAAATTGACAAGCAGCTCTGGGACAGCCTATTGGGAAAATATGGTGTATTCGATTGGGATGGATTGAAATTTTTGGAAGAATCATTTAGAGGCAATTCCCAAATGGAACATAACTGGGAGTTTAGGTATTTGATTATCTATGACCAAGAGCAAAAACCAATATTAGCCACATTTATGACCGTGGGATTATGGAAGGATGATATATTGGCCGCCGTGGGAGCTTCTCAAATTGAGGAAGAACGGAGAAACGATCCATATTATTTAACCTCAAAAGTATTGAGCCTCGGTTCCTTATTTACGGAGGGCCACCATTTATATGTTAATAACGAGCATCCGCAAAAAAAGGAAGCTCTCAATGTATTGATAGGCACGCTGGAAAAATTGGAACACACGCTGGGAGCCAAAATGATCGTACTTCGTGATTTTAATGATGACAAAGACCTTCATGCCTACTTTCAAGGACAAGGTTTTATAAGGGTGCAGATGCCGGATTCCTGTGCTATTGAACTTAACAAGGAAGAAAATCTGGAAACTTATATCTCCCGTCTTTCCTCCAGAAATAGGAAGCACTTACGAAAAGAAATTTTGAGAATCGAAAATTTACTGGACATCCAGATAGTGCAGGATGCGAACTTAGTACAATTGGAACAGATCGCTGAACTATATTCGAATGTTCATCAAAATAATTTGGGGCTGAACACCTTTTCCTTTCCCACTAAACTATTTGCCAACATGTGGGTCCATCCCAATTGGGAATTTATTACCATAAGCCCTAAAGACGAACCGGAAAAAATGATAGGCGTTATGCTGTGTTATAAAAATATCCATAAAACCTATATTCCTGCCTTTGTGGGTATGGACTATAAATATTTGCAACAATTTCACATCTATAGACAATTATTATTCCAGACCATAAAGCGAGCTATTGAATTAAACTACAACCATATTGCCCTTGGCCTAACGGCAGGCTTTGAAAAAAGGAAATTGGGAGCTACCGTATATAGTACCTACGCGTATATACAGACTGCAGATAATTACACCTTGGAATTGATGGGTATACTGGAATCCAGTTGA
- a CDS encoding RteC domain-containing protein, giving the protein MKYQDLILEFEGQLEALESCTDDILYKAETGIAYTKKCINSLRREVIKHGFKSQQEEIYFFKHTKPQILSKLIYYAKLFNIESKRPRSSSKFQVKYLNRQINRLQVFFNDNLEFYHYYRRGATTLDEQYFVRGKSDLRATTETFHLSIDENFSTSQDGTVATIMAYDMLIVYLQQEIEKLETHTDNSKTDLMKHTSKLFWTGSKTELIELIYALQSSGAVNSGTADIKEMALLFEQVFNIDLGNYYHTFIEIRARKGSKTKFLDRLQETLLKRFEESDA; this is encoded by the coding sequence ATGAAATATCAGGATTTAATATTGGAATTCGAAGGACAGTTGGAAGCTTTGGAATCTTGTACCGATGATATATTATACAAGGCGGAAACCGGTATTGCCTATACCAAAAAGTGCATCAATTCCCTAAGAAGGGAAGTTATAAAACATGGATTTAAATCGCAACAGGAAGAGATATATTTCTTTAAGCATACCAAGCCCCAAATACTGAGCAAGCTGATCTACTACGCAAAACTATTCAATATTGAAAGCAAGCGACCAAGGAGCAGTTCCAAATTTCAGGTTAAATACCTCAACAGACAAATTAATAGACTTCAGGTTTTCTTCAATGACAACCTGGAGTTCTACCATTACTATCGCCGAGGTGCGACCACCTTGGACGAACAATATTTTGTCCGTGGGAAATCAGATCTTCGGGCCACTACCGAAACCTTTCATCTTTCGATTGACGAAAACTTTTCCACCAGTCAGGATGGCACGGTGGCCACAATTATGGCCTATGACATGCTGATTGTTTATTTGCAACAGGAAATCGAAAAACTTGAAACCCATACCGATAACTCAAAAACTGATTTAATGAAGCATACATCAAAACTTTTCTGGACAGGAAGTAAAACTGAGCTAATAGAACTAATCTACGCCCTACAAAGTAGTGGTGCCGTTAATAGTGGCACTGCCGATATCAAGGAAATGGCCTTGCTCTTTGAGCAGGTATTCAATATAGATTTGGGGAACTACTACCACACTTTTATTGAGATCAGGGCGCGAAAAGGCAGTAAAACCAAGTTTTTGGACAGACTTCAGGAAACCTTGTTGAAACGCTTTGAGGAGTCGGATGCCTAA
- a CDS encoding helix-turn-helix domain-containing protein has protein sequence MPTSIITTDDLREFKMELLDDIKTILSKQTSGTLKRYLKSSEVMEMLQISPGTLQNLRINGTLPYSKMGGIIYYDSEDIQKVMNDSRVHHSYE, from the coding sequence ATGCCAACAAGTATTATTACCACAGACGATCTTCGGGAATTCAAAATGGAATTGCTCGATGATATTAAGACAATCCTTAGCAAACAGACTTCCGGTACTTTGAAAAGGTATCTAAAATCCTCGGAGGTAATGGAAATGCTACAGATAAGCCCCGGCACCTTACAAAATTTAAGGATCAATGGCACTTTGCCCTATAGTAAAATGGGTGGGATTATTTATTATGATTCCGAGGATATACAGAAAGTCATGAATGACAGCAGGGTCCACCATAGCTATGAATAA